Proteins from a single region of Dyadobacter fanqingshengii:
- a CDS encoding DUF1080 domain-containing protein gives MKRNIYTILALCMLLSQAWAQTDDALATKAKALLSKFPSQNEAALKKNMEELGQLGKPGLVQIASMLTPLGKGDNTKIQYAIGGFTYYASQAGKEDFRKIAAEAYGEALSKVSDLDSKNFLIYQLQTVGKDESVEVLKSYLKDERLSGPASRTLARIGSPAAGAALLQSLEGAPESTKIAIIEALGGTRYKEASSIIEKMAVNEDLLLRKVSLFALSEIGAPSSEQILLAAAQKANFGYDESDATAVYLKYLARLAENGNAPAAEKAALALLKITPDVKQTPTRSSALKIYSDIKKRESVPVLVSALQNADPEYRIAALKLGQKYLMADGTTPWLNAMKKAKPEVQAEIITMLGHANSVDALPTIQKSLTSKDSKVKMAAIWAAGKIGQEKSLPGLITVLKTANADEVAAVKSSLLTIKGDAVVNQLAAALPTLPAPGQSAAIDVLAAREASSKLSNVFALLKSPNAEVSKSAYTALKSLTTTNDLPQMYTLLNTVSDAEQMAAIQKAVAAGVKGAGDTKAQTDAILKQMQASPADKHSNYLAVLASIGGKTAANSVVSTYNSGDAKSKKAAIAALSAWSDASVASELLNIAKKATDADEFNAALTGYVAATAKSTRTPVNKVLMLREAMTLAKTDSQKIAILKELPRLRTFNALLFAGKYLANPATEQAAAQAVMSIALANKNFYSAEIRDLLTKTASVLKGKDAEYQRESIKRHLSELPKDEGFVALFNGKDLSGWKGLVENPIARGKMSADSLAYKQKKADEAANKDWFAKDGELVFSGHGDNLATVKQYGDFEMFVDWKIQKDGDAGVYLRGTPQVQIWDTSRVSVGAQVGSGGLYNNQKNPSKPSKLADNAIGDWNTFHITMIGDRVSVDLNGENVVDNVILENYWDRNLPIFAKEQIELQAHGNQINYRDVYVREIARPEPFTLSEAEQKVGFKVLFDGTDMFNWVGNRTDYFIENGALVVDPKKGGKGNLYTKDEYSDFDFRFEFQLTPGANNGLGIRTPMEGDAAYVGTEIQILDNDADIYKDLHEYQYHGSAYGIIPAKRGFLKPMGEWNYEEVRVQGSKIKVTLNGTVILDGDLAEASKNGTVDHKEHPGLKRTSGHLGFLGHGSELKFRNIRIADLTKTAAEPSVSASKKKRKK, from the coding sequence ATGAAAAGAAACATATATACCATTCTGGCCCTCTGCATGTTACTCTCGCAGGCATGGGCCCAAACGGACGACGCGCTGGCGACAAAAGCCAAAGCACTATTGTCCAAATTCCCTTCCCAGAACGAGGCTGCTTTAAAGAAAAACATGGAAGAACTTGGCCAGCTCGGCAAGCCGGGATTGGTCCAGATTGCATCCATGCTGACGCCGCTGGGCAAAGGGGATAACACCAAAATTCAATATGCCATCGGCGGGTTCACTTACTATGCTTCACAGGCAGGAAAAGAAGATTTTCGTAAAATAGCGGCTGAGGCTTATGGAGAAGCATTATCCAAAGTAAGCGATCTGGATAGCAAAAACTTCCTGATTTATCAATTGCAGACCGTCGGCAAAGATGAGTCTGTCGAGGTTTTGAAATCTTATTTGAAGGACGAAAGACTTTCAGGTCCGGCTTCGAGAACATTGGCCCGGATTGGTTCGCCTGCTGCCGGGGCTGCATTATTACAAAGCCTGGAAGGCGCTCCCGAAAGCACGAAAATCGCGATTATTGAAGCATTGGGTGGTACACGTTACAAAGAAGCCTCTTCAATCATTGAAAAAATGGCGGTGAACGAAGATCTGCTTTTGCGCAAAGTGAGCTTATTTGCATTGTCGGAAATCGGCGCACCTTCTTCCGAACAGATATTATTGGCTGCTGCCCAAAAGGCAAATTTCGGTTACGACGAATCGGACGCAACGGCCGTTTATCTCAAATATCTGGCTCGCTTAGCTGAAAATGGCAACGCGCCTGCCGCTGAAAAAGCGGCGTTAGCATTGCTTAAAATCACGCCGGACGTGAAGCAAACGCCAACACGTTCATCGGCTTTGAAAATTTATTCCGACATTAAAAAGCGTGAATCCGTTCCTGTTCTGGTGAGCGCACTGCAAAATGCAGATCCTGAATATAGGATTGCTGCATTAAAATTGGGCCAAAAATACCTGATGGCAGACGGCACAACACCTTGGCTTAATGCCATGAAAAAAGCCAAACCGGAAGTGCAGGCTGAGATTATCACCATGCTGGGCCATGCCAACTCCGTCGATGCATTGCCTACAATCCAGAAATCGTTGACTTCCAAGGATAGCAAAGTGAAAATGGCTGCGATTTGGGCAGCGGGAAAAATTGGTCAGGAGAAAAGTCTTCCAGGTTTGATCACTGTTTTAAAAACTGCGAATGCAGATGAAGTTGCTGCGGTTAAAAGCAGTTTGTTAACTATTAAAGGCGATGCGGTTGTAAATCAATTGGCGGCAGCCTTACCAACACTTCCGGCACCAGGACAATCCGCGGCCATCGACGTTTTGGCAGCACGCGAAGCCAGTTCCAAGCTGAGTAATGTGTTTGCATTGCTCAAAAGCCCGAATGCAGAAGTTTCAAAATCTGCTTACACCGCGCTGAAATCGCTGACTACTACGAATGATCTGCCTCAGATGTACACTTTGCTCAACACAGTGAGCGATGCGGAGCAAATGGCTGCCATTCAAAAAGCGGTGGCTGCTGGCGTGAAAGGAGCTGGCGACACAAAGGCGCAGACGGATGCGATTTTAAAACAAATGCAGGCTTCTCCGGCTGATAAACATTCGAATTATCTGGCCGTTTTGGCAAGCATAGGAGGCAAAACTGCGGCGAATTCAGTCGTTTCTACATATAATAGCGGCGATGCTAAATCAAAGAAAGCTGCAATTGCAGCATTGTCGGCCTGGTCTGACGCAAGCGTTGCCAGTGAGCTTTTGAACATTGCAAAAAAGGCGACGGATGCCGACGAGTTTAATGCAGCCTTGACCGGATATGTTGCTGCCACTGCGAAATCGACCAGGACGCCTGTTAACAAGGTTCTGATGCTTCGCGAGGCAATGACTTTGGCAAAAACGGATTCTCAAAAAATAGCTATCCTGAAAGAACTGCCTCGTTTGAGAACATTCAATGCATTGCTTTTTGCAGGAAAATATCTGGCTAACCCGGCAACGGAGCAGGCGGCTGCACAGGCTGTGATGTCAATCGCGCTTGCTAACAAGAATTTTTACAGCGCCGAAATTCGTGATTTGCTTACCAAAACAGCATCTGTGCTGAAAGGAAAAGATGCCGAATATCAGAGAGAATCGATTAAAAGACATTTGTCTGAGCTTCCAAAAGACGAAGGTTTTGTAGCATTGTTTAATGGAAAAGATCTTTCCGGCTGGAAAGGTCTTGTTGAAAACCCGATTGCACGCGGCAAGATGAGCGCGGATAGTTTGGCTTACAAACAAAAAAAGGCGGACGAGGCGGCTAATAAGGATTGGTTTGCCAAAGATGGAGAACTGGTTTTCTCGGGACATGGCGACAACCTGGCCACAGTGAAGCAATATGGTGATTTTGAAATGTTTGTGGACTGGAAAATTCAAAAAGATGGCGATGCGGGTGTGTATTTGCGTGGAACGCCTCAGGTGCAGATCTGGGACACGTCACGTGTGAGCGTGGGCGCGCAAGTGGGTTCCGGCGGCTTGTATAACAACCAAAAAAATCCAAGCAAACCGTCCAAACTCGCTGATAACGCCATTGGCGACTGGAACACATTCCACATTACCATGATCGGCGACCGCGTTTCTGTGGATCTGAATGGCGAGAATGTGGTGGATAATGTGATCCTGGAAAATTATTGGGACCGTAACCTGCCTATTTTCGCCAAAGAACAGATCGAGTTGCAGGCACATGGAAATCAGATCAACTACCGGGATGTTTATGTGCGCGAGATCGCTCGTCCTGAACCCTTTACATTGTCGGAAGCTGAGCAAAAAGTAGGATTTAAAGTACTTTTCGACGGAACGGATATGTTCAACTGGGTAGGAAACCGCACCGATTATTTCATCGAAAACGGCGCATTGGTTGTTGATCCCAAGAAAGGCGGCAAGGGAAATTTGTATACCAAAGACGAATACAGCGATTTCGACTTCCGTTTTGAATTCCAACTAACACCGGGAGCTAATAATGGGCTCGGAATCAGGACGCCGATGGAAGGCGACGCGGCTTATGTGGGAACGGAAATCCAAATCCTGGACAATGATGCCGACATTTATAAAGACCTGCACGAATATCAGTATCATGGCTCGGCATATGGCATTATCCCTGCGAAAAGAGGTTTTTTGAAACCGATGGGCGAGTGGAACTATGAAGAAGTTCGCGTGCAAGGTTCCAAGATCAAAGTAACATTGAACGGCA
- a CDS encoding Gfo/Idh/MocA family oxidoreductase, translating into MKEKTGTSASRRTFIKGSLATLATFSIVPRHVLGKGFIAPSDQLTKAIVGTGSMGRGHIPYAGTKVVALCDVDKKHLDIAVGMVDKGVKTFSDYREVIQLPEVDIVHVATPPHWHGIIAADAARAGKDVWCEKPMTRTIGEGKRLVEAVQQHGRIFRLNTWFRFQDNFYGMRTPVKPIKKLVQSGLLGWPLKVTVSKHTGFDWKFYWVGNTNNVPQPVPAELDYEMWLGPAPYKPYSEHRVHQTFRGYWDYDGGGLGDMGQHYIDPIQYFLGKDDTSPVSVEVDAPQQHTEAVGTWRRITYTYADGCQIVLDGEAKDEKVAYIEGPKGKLFPNFQSDIPDLEKKLAAFPDPEPQVTDFVDAVKNRKKFALNEENGHRSCTIVNMGLAALRLGRSLKFDPEKQEFIDDEGANRLINQPMRGPWTI; encoded by the coding sequence ATGAAAGAAAAGACGGGCACTTCTGCGTCCAGACGGACCTTTATCAAAGGCTCGCTGGCGACGCTGGCCACTTTTTCCATTGTTCCCCGCCATGTTTTGGGCAAAGGTTTCATCGCACCCAGCGACCAGTTGACCAAAGCCATTGTCGGCACGGGTTCCATGGGTCGCGGACACATTCCCTACGCAGGCACCAAAGTCGTTGCGCTTTGTGATGTGGACAAAAAACACCTGGATATAGCCGTGGGCATGGTAGATAAAGGCGTTAAAACCTTCTCCGATTACCGTGAGGTGATCCAGCTTCCCGAAGTTGACATTGTGCACGTGGCCACGCCGCCGCATTGGCACGGGATCATTGCCGCGGACGCCGCCCGCGCCGGAAAAGATGTGTGGTGCGAAAAACCAATGACACGCACAATAGGCGAGGGAAAAAGACTTGTGGAAGCGGTTCAGCAGCACGGACGTATTTTCCGTTTGAACACCTGGTTCCGGTTTCAAGACAATTTTTACGGCATGAGAACGCCTGTGAAACCAATAAAAAAGTTGGTTCAAAGCGGCTTGCTAGGCTGGCCATTGAAGGTGACAGTAAGCAAGCACACGGGTTTTGACTGGAAATTTTATTGGGTAGGCAACACAAACAATGTTCCGCAGCCCGTTCCGGCCGAGCTGGATTACGAAATGTGGCTTGGACCTGCGCCTTACAAACCTTATAGCGAGCACCGTGTGCACCAGACATTCCGGGGCTACTGGGATTATGACGGCGGCGGACTCGGCGATATGGGCCAGCATTACATTGACCCGATCCAATATTTCCTCGGAAAAGACGATACAAGTCCGGTAAGCGTGGAAGTGGACGCTCCTCAGCAACATACAGAAGCAGTAGGAACCTGGCGTCGAATCACTTACACCTATGCCGATGGCTGTCAGATCGTTCTGGACGGAGAAGCAAAAGATGAAAAAGTGGCTTACATTGAAGGTCCGAAGGGCAAGCTTTTCCCTAATTTCCAGTCTGACATTCCTGATCTCGAAAAGAAACTGGCTGCATTCCCCGATCCCGAACCACAGGTAACCGACTTTGTGGATGCTGTCAAAAACCGCAAGAAATTTGCGCTGAACGAAGAGAATGGCCACCGTTCCTGCACGATTGTGAACATGGGACTTGCGGCGCTCCGGTTAGGACGTTCTCTCAAATTTGACCCTGAAAAACAGGAATTTATCGATGATGAAGGTGCAAACCGATTGATTAATCAGCCCATGCGCGGCCCATGGACCATTTGA
- a CDS encoding acyl-CoA carboxylase subunit beta — protein sequence MGSVSSATSKKELLDQKNAEADLGGGAQRIEAQHAKGKLTARERIMVLIDKGTFEEIGKFVMHRSKDFGLDKEHYLGDGVVTGYGKINGRLVYVFAQDFTVFGGSLSETHAEKICKIMDLAMKNGAPLIGLNDSGGARIQEGVLSLAGYADIFYKNTLASGVIPQISAVMGPCAGGAVYSPAITDFILMVENTSYMFVTGPNVVKTVTHETVTAEELGGAMTHATKSGITHFVSPNEVECLLNIKKLLSYMPQNCEENAPSLPYEAKNELRPVLNTIIPDNANQPYDMREVILEIADPESFLEVHQNFAENIVVGFARIAGRSIGIVANQPAVLAGVLDIHSSQKAARFVRFCDSFNIPLLVLEDVPGFLPGTDQEWNAIITNGAKLLYAFCEATVPRITVITRKAYGGAYDVMNSKHIGADLNFAWPTAEIAVMGASGAAEIIFKREIAQAEDPAEKLKEKIEDYTEKFTNPYRAAFRGYIDEVIYPEQTREKLIRAFEMLENKVDVLPRKKHGNIPL from the coding sequence ATGGGATCAGTATCTTCCGCGACTTCAAAAAAAGAACTTTTAGATCAGAAAAATGCCGAGGCCGATTTGGGTGGAGGTGCGCAAAGAATTGAAGCACAACACGCCAAAGGCAAGCTCACCGCCCGCGAGCGGATCATGGTGTTGATCGACAAGGGCACATTTGAAGAAATCGGGAAGTTTGTCATGCACCGGAGCAAGGATTTCGGACTGGATAAGGAACATTATCTGGGCGACGGCGTGGTTACCGGCTATGGTAAAATCAATGGCCGGCTGGTTTACGTTTTTGCGCAGGATTTTACCGTTTTTGGCGGCTCACTTTCTGAAACGCATGCTGAGAAAATCTGTAAGATCATGGACTTGGCCATGAAAAACGGTGCGCCATTGATTGGTTTGAATGATTCAGGTGGAGCCAGGATTCAGGAAGGCGTGCTTTCGCTGGCTGGTTATGCGGATATTTTTTATAAAAACACACTGGCTTCCGGCGTCATTCCGCAGATTTCCGCTGTAATGGGGCCGTGTGCAGGCGGCGCAGTTTATTCTCCTGCGATCACCGATTTTATATTAATGGTCGAAAACACGAGTTACATGTTCGTGACCGGCCCCAATGTGGTTAAAACCGTAACCCATGAAACGGTTACCGCCGAGGAACTGGGCGGCGCGATGACCCACGCGACCAAATCGGGCATTACGCACTTTGTTTCTCCTAACGAGGTGGAATGCTTGCTGAACATTAAAAAGCTGCTCAGCTACATGCCGCAGAATTGCGAGGAAAATGCGCCCAGCCTTCCTTATGAGGCAAAAAATGAATTACGTCCTGTATTAAACACTATCATTCCCGACAATGCCAATCAGCCTTACGATATGCGTGAGGTAATCCTGGAAATTGCGGATCCGGAAAGTTTCCTGGAAGTCCACCAGAATTTTGCAGAGAACATTGTAGTTGGTTTTGCGAGAATTGCAGGCCGGAGCATCGGCATTGTGGCGAATCAGCCAGCTGTGCTTGCAGGCGTGCTAGATATTCATTCCAGCCAGAAAGCGGCGCGGTTTGTGCGGTTTTGCGACAGTTTTAACATTCCGCTGCTGGTTTTGGAAGATGTTCCGGGATTTTTACCAGGCACGGATCAGGAATGGAATGCGATCATTACCAACGGCGCAAAGTTACTTTACGCATTTTGCGAAGCCACCGTTCCACGCATTACGGTGATCACGAGAAAAGCATATGGCGGTGCTTATGATGTGATGAATTCCAAGCACATTGGCGCAGACCTGAACTTCGCGTGGCCGACGGCTGAAATTGCCGTAATGGGTGCAAGCGGAGCAGCTGAGATAATTTTCAAGCGCGAAATCGCGCAGGCAGAAGATCCGGCTGAAAAACTGAAAGAGAAGATCGAAGACTATACAGAGAAATTCACAAACCCATATCGGGCTGCTTTCCGGGGTTACATTGACGAAGTAATTTATCCCGAACAGACGCGCGAAAAGCTGATCAGGGCTTTTGAAATGCTGGAAAATAAAGTCGACGTTTTGCCCCGAAAAAAACACGGGAATATTCCGCTCTGA
- the porQ gene encoding type IX secretion system protein PorQ gives MRQIGLCALFLAGIIFGCQQTAHSQSIGGRSKLDFLQLPAQAKSSALGVHHLTISGNDPALFIQNPALLDSSKANNVSVNLMPYLADTRFVNAAYARRVGKSAGVWAVGLQYLNYGTMVETDDIGNVIGEFRAADYGLSAGYGHTLGAFTLGGTLKLVGASVQSYNVFGLALDWGGVFKHPTQDLTIGFVVKNLGFVKQNYSGLCDPILPLDVRLGLTFKPEYMPIRVSLTAHHLNKFDMVYNDPGLFFTYDDNGNKVPKKVGIAEKLSRHLSLGAEALLHPNFRIMLGYDHLRRQELRLSNRGALAGFSFGAWLRIKRFEVGYGRAQYVPGFGSSSLSIVMNLRNGFVKEAANMKR, from the coding sequence ATGAGGCAGATCGGATTGTGCGCTTTGTTTTTGGCGGGGATCATTTTTGGTTGCCAGCAAACAGCACATTCGCAATCCATCGGCGGCAGAAGCAAGCTTGATTTCCTGCAATTACCAGCCCAAGCAAAAAGCTCCGCATTAGGCGTCCATCACCTCACAATTTCAGGCAATGATCCGGCGCTATTTATCCAAAATCCCGCGTTGCTCGATTCTTCCAAAGCCAATAATGTCTCTGTCAATCTGATGCCTTATCTGGCTGATACGCGATTCGTGAATGCTGCTTATGCGCGGCGGGTTGGCAAATCTGCGGGTGTTTGGGCGGTGGGTTTGCAATATCTCAATTACGGCACAATGGTCGAAACGGACGATATTGGCAATGTAATAGGGGAGTTCCGGGCGGCGGATTATGGGTTGTCGGCTGGTTATGGGCATACATTAGGCGCTTTCACATTAGGCGGAACATTAAAATTGGTTGGCGCTTCGGTGCAATCTTACAATGTGTTTGGTCTGGCGCTGGATTGGGGCGGGGTTTTCAAGCATCCTACTCAGGACCTAACGATTGGGTTTGTTGTCAAAAATCTGGGTTTTGTCAAACAAAATTATTCGGGGTTATGTGATCCGATATTGCCCCTGGATGTCCGTTTGGGATTAACATTCAAACCGGAATATATGCCGATCCGCGTTTCGCTTACGGCGCATCATTTGAACAAGTTTGATATGGTTTACAATGATCCCGGCCTGTTTTTTACTTACGATGATAATGGCAATAAGGTGCCGAAAAAAGTAGGCATAGCAGAAAAATTAAGCCGTCATCTTTCCTTAGGAGCAGAAGCATTGCTCCATCCGAACTTCCGCATTATGTTGGGTTATGACCATTTGCGCAGGCAGGAACTCAGGCTTTCCAACAGAGGCGCATTGGCGGGATTTTCCTTCGGTGCCTGGCTTCGGATCAAGCGGTTTGAGGTGGGTTATGGTCGTGCGCAATATGTGCCCGGTTTCGGAAGCAGCTCATTATCAATTGTTATGAATTTGAGAAATGGTTTTGTCAAAGAAGCTGCCAATATGAAGCGATAA
- a CDS encoding PhoX family protein produces MAMNFSSIPKNALTALVCGAMTFSGCIKDHNDPPVDSSKLIDRSVNPSLVRSLPGFEDLKITTLISSDDKLQDSPGFIYGAQPDGGAFVKNPNGEGFVMINNHEILFSVSRVFLDKELKPVKGEYIVDAEGGQWRLCSATLATPQEHGFGPLFLTAGESSSESMTHAIDPFAPADKKNQTRTVSAFGKWNAENAVPLPKDAFPGKTVIIIGEDDTNGQLVAYVSDVVGDLNNGKLYALRRTNQESVETDMVKGQTYDVEFVPFDNVKTSTGTELQTQTVDKKMIQFARVEDIDYRKGGNGVGRDIYFTATGVSQADKVTPVAGKNMWGRVYNLKFDETNPLKGKLQIIMDGEDKPGSFIVNPDNICVTKNFVYVQEDGDSFYKNNDHDGTIWQYNLATKESKAMLQMHHRREDPTFNAKYNSVANNSLSSWEYGAMIDISDVVGIPETFMINLHPHTWQDEKYKGADGSGISTNKEGGQTVIVRGIQQ; encoded by the coding sequence ATGGCGATGAATTTTAGCTCTATTCCAAAAAATGCCCTTACCGCGCTGGTTTGCGGCGCAATGACTTTTTCTGGCTGCATTAAGGATCACAACGATCCGCCTGTGGACTCTTCAAAACTGATCGACCGCTCGGTTAACCCGTCGTTGGTGCGTTCACTGCCAGGGTTTGAAGATCTGAAAATCACGACGTTGATCAGTTCTGACGACAAATTGCAGGATTCACCAGGCTTCATTTACGGTGCCCAGCCGGATGGCGGCGCATTTGTGAAAAACCCGAATGGCGAAGGTTTTGTGATGATCAACAACCACGAGATTCTTTTTTCGGTGTCGCGCGTATTTCTTGACAAAGAATTGAAGCCTGTAAAAGGTGAATACATTGTGGACGCAGAAGGCGGACAATGGAGATTGTGTTCGGCAACATTGGCCACGCCGCAGGAACATGGTTTCGGACCATTGTTTTTGACAGCAGGTGAAAGCAGTTCTGAGTCGATGACGCATGCGATCGACCCTTTTGCGCCAGCTGACAAAAAGAACCAGACAAGAACCGTAAGCGCATTTGGGAAATGGAATGCAGAAAATGCGGTGCCGCTTCCTAAGGATGCATTTCCAGGCAAAACAGTGATCATTATCGGTGAAGATGACACGAATGGCCAGCTTGTGGCCTACGTTTCGGATGTGGTTGGCGATTTGAACAATGGTAAATTATATGCACTACGCCGCACAAACCAGGAAAGTGTGGAAACGGATATGGTAAAAGGACAGACATACGACGTTGAATTTGTCCCTTTTGATAATGTAAAAACAAGCACAGGCACGGAGCTGCAAACGCAGACGGTTGATAAAAAAATGATCCAATTTGCCCGCGTGGAGGACATTGATTACCGCAAAGGTGGAAACGGCGTAGGTCGCGACATTTATTTTACCGCAACGGGTGTTAGTCAGGCTGATAAAGTTACTCCGGTAGCTGGTAAAAACATGTGGGGCCGCGTTTATAACCTGAAATTTGATGAAACCAACCCGCTGAAAGGTAAGTTGCAGATCATTATGGACGGCGAAGACAAGCCAGGCAGCTTCATTGTGAACCCGGACAATATTTGCGTGACCAAAAACTTTGTTTACGTGCAGGAAGACGGTGATTCATTCTATAAAAACAATGATCACGACGGTACGATCTGGCAATATAACCTGGCTACGAAAGAGAGCAAAGCGATGCTTCAAATGCACCACCGCAGAGAAGATCCAACATTCAATGCAAAATATAACTCAGTAGCAAATAATTCTTTGAGCAGCTGGGAATACGGTGCAATGATTGACATTTCGGATGTAGTTGGCATTCCAGAAACATTCATGATCAACCTGCACCCGCACACGTGGCAGGACGAAAAATACAAAGGTGCTGACGGCAGCGGCATTTCTACAAATAAAGAAGGCGGACAAACGGTGATCGTTCGCGGAATTCAGCAATAA
- a CDS encoding cytochrome-c peroxidase encodes MKNIVFAIFAGIVVFAIHSCAPERQPHEWVYEKFVSDLDSLILMNDAFLKRVKSKPASATLRQDFLKLRIQFKKTEAFAEYFFPTTVRMINGAPLDEIEDEENAVFEPGGLQVIEELIFTDEPVDQEELVRHTRKMQVNVKRIKMLWVDIRITDSHVMDALRLEMFRLISLGISGFDTPASGNALAESEVVLQSFQHYTQFYKSKLPAYVALDSITNGAIAFLKQNKDFNAFDRAAFISDHINPLCRSLYKNQELAAIPFMNSHKLLKGNVATIFDKNAFDPEALLSDSKFSATADRIALGKSLFYDSRISGDGKTNCGSCHQPEKAYADGLKTSKGFDSKFVSRNAPSIMYASLQQALFYDLRAPSLEDQAADVIHNKLEMHGSMDEVAKLVATDADYRRDFKKAYPELDSIRPVYIQNAMATFVRSLNPFNSPFDKFMRGDKKALTGDQVAGFNVFMGKAKCGTCHFVPLFNGTVPPDYQRTESEVLGVTVNAQWKNPVLDKDPGRGVHDQFPQWKNAFKTSSVRNISKTAPYMHNGAFATLQEVMEFYNEGGGAGLGLDVPNQTLAPDKLNLTENEIASVISFMEALTDAPE; translated from the coding sequence ATGAAAAATATTGTCTTCGCGATTTTCGCGGGCATTGTTGTTTTTGCTATCCATTCGTGCGCGCCGGAAAGGCAGCCGCATGAATGGGTTTATGAAAAATTCGTCTCGGATCTGGATTCGCTGATTTTGATGAATGATGCATTTTTAAAAAGAGTAAAGTCAAAACCTGCATCCGCCACCTTGCGTCAGGATTTTCTGAAACTCAGGATTCAATTCAAAAAGACAGAAGCATTTGCCGAATATTTCTTCCCGACAACAGTTAGAATGATTAATGGCGCGCCGCTGGATGAGATTGAGGATGAGGAAAATGCGGTTTTCGAGCCGGGTGGACTGCAAGTGATCGAAGAGCTGATTTTTACCGATGAGCCTGTTGATCAGGAGGAACTGGTGCGGCATACGCGCAAAATGCAGGTGAATGTGAAGCGGATCAAGATGCTTTGGGTGGATATTCGCATCACGGACTCGCATGTGATGGACGCGCTTCGACTGGAAATGTTCCGTTTGATCAGTCTGGGAATTTCAGGATTTGATACGCCTGCTTCCGGCAATGCATTGGCCGAAAGTGAGGTTGTTTTGCAATCATTTCAACATTATACACAGTTTTACAAATCAAAATTGCCTGCATATGTCGCGCTGGACAGCATTACCAATGGCGCCATTGCTTTTTTGAAACAAAATAAAGACTTCAATGCATTTGACCGCGCTGCATTTATTTCGGATCATATTAATCCATTATGCCGCTCATTGTACAAAAACCAGGAATTGGCCGCAATTCCTTTTATGAACAGCCACAAACTTTTGAAAGGAAATGTGGCGACGATTTTTGATAAAAATGCTTTTGACCCGGAAGCACTTTTGTCTGACTCAAAATTCAGCGCAACTGCCGACCGCATTGCATTGGGCAAATCATTGTTTTACGACAGCCGGATTTCGGGTGATGGGAAAACCAATTGCGGATCTTGTCACCAGCCCGAAAAGGCTTATGCGGATGGATTAAAAACGAGTAAAGGGTTTGATAGCAAGTTTGTTAGCCGCAATGCGCCATCGATCATGTATGCCTCGTTGCAGCAAGCATTATTTTACGATTTACGTGCTCCTTCACTGGAAGATCAGGCGGCGGATGTGATTCATAACAAGCTGGAAATGCATGGTTCGATGGATGAAGTTGCGAAACTGGTTGCGACCGACGCGGATTACAGGCGGGATTTCAAAAAGGCTTACCCGGAACTGGATTCGATCAGGCCGGTTTACATTCAGAATGCGATGGCGACTTTTGTCCGATCATTAAATCCATTCAATTCACCTTTTGACAAATTCATGCGAGGCGATAAAAAAGCGCTGACGGGTGATCAGGTCGCAGGTTTTAACGTGTTTATGGGGAAAGCTAAATGCGGAACTTGTCACTTTGTACCGCTATTCAACGGCACCGTTCCACCGGATTATCAGCGCACGGAATCAGAGGTTTTGGGTGTGACGGTGAATGCGCAATGGAAAAATCCTGTCCTGGATAAAGATCCGGGAAGAGGCGTTCATGACCAGTTTCCGCAATGGAAAAATGCTTTCAAAACAAGTTCGGTAAGAAATATCTCGAAAACGGCTCCCTATATGCACAATGGCGCTTTCGCGACTTTACAAGAAGTGATGGAGTTTTATAATGA